One region of Streptomyces sp. CG4 genomic DNA includes:
- a CDS encoding Lrp/AsnC family transcriptional regulator → MEELDRQIVQLLVKDGRMSYTDLGKATGLSTSAVHQRVRRLEQRGVIRGYAAVVDPEAVGLPLTAFISVKPFDPSAPDDIADRLAGVPEIEACHSVAGDENYILKVRVATPHELEELLARLRGLAGVSTRTTVVLSTPYEARPPRI, encoded by the coding sequence ATGGAGGAGCTGGACCGACAGATCGTGCAGCTGCTCGTCAAGGACGGGCGGATGAGCTACACAGACCTGGGCAAGGCCACGGGCCTGTCCACGTCGGCCGTGCACCAGCGGGTGCGCCGGCTGGAACAGCGTGGCGTCATCCGCGGCTATGCCGCGGTGGTCGACCCCGAGGCCGTCGGGCTGCCGCTCACCGCGTTCATCTCGGTGAAACCGTTCGACCCCAGCGCCCCCGACGACATCGCGGACCGGCTCGCCGGCGTCCCCGAGATCGAGGCCTGTCACAGCGTCGCCGGCGACGAGAACTACATCCTCAAGGTCCGCGTGGCCACCCCCCACGAACTGGAGGAACTCCTGGCCCGGCTGCGCGGCCTGGCAGGGGTGTCGACGCGGACGACGGTGGTCCTGTCCACACCGTACGAGGCACGGCCGCCGCGGATCTGA
- a CDS encoding amidohydrolase, which yields MSEPTAEPPKTVLLRRGEVHSPADPFATAMVVERGQVAWVGSEGAADAFADGVDEVIDLDGALVTPAFTDAHVHTTATGLALTGLDLSTAPSLDAALALVRAFAAARPDDRVLLGHGWDAARWPGGRPPTRAELDEATGGRPLYLSRIDVHSAVVTTALLDLVPDAVPRTDAPLTKDDHHAVRQAALAAITPAQRAEAQRTALAHAASLGIGSVHECGGPQISSEDDFTGLLKLAAEAPGPRVVGYWAEQNADRARELGAVGAAGDLFADGALGSHTACLHEPYADADHAGTAYLDAEAVAAHVVVCTEAGLQAGFHAIGDAAVSAVVAGVRAAAEKLGLARIRAARHRVEHAEMLTPETVAGFAELGLIASVQPAFDALWGGEDGMYARRLGAERARTLNPFAALLRAGVPLAFGSDSPVTPLDPWGTVRAAAFHHTPGHRVSVRAAFTAHTRGGWRAIGRDDAGVLVPGAPADYAVWHTGELVVQAPDDRVARWSTDPRSGTPGLPDLTPGRDLPVCLRTVVGGRTVFVGPGE from the coding sequence ATGAGTGAGCCCACCGCCGAGCCCCCCAAGACCGTCCTCCTGCGCCGAGGAGAGGTGCACAGCCCCGCGGACCCGTTCGCCACGGCGATGGTGGTGGAGCGCGGCCAAGTCGCCTGGGTCGGCTCCGAGGGCGCCGCCGACGCCTTCGCCGACGGCGTGGACGAGGTGATCGACCTCGACGGCGCCCTCGTCACCCCGGCCTTCACCGACGCCCATGTGCACACCACCGCCACCGGTCTCGCCCTGACCGGCCTGGACCTCTCCACGGCCCCCTCGCTGGACGCGGCGCTCGCCCTGGTCCGCGCCTTCGCCGCCGCCCGCCCGGACGACCGCGTCCTGCTGGGCCACGGCTGGGACGCCGCCCGCTGGCCCGGCGGCCGCCCGCCGACGCGCGCCGAACTCGACGAGGCCACCGGCGGCCGCCCGCTGTACCTCTCCCGTATCGACGTGCACTCGGCGGTCGTCACCACCGCCCTGCTGGACCTGGTCCCCGACGCCGTCCCGCGCACGGACGCCCCGCTCACCAAGGACGACCACCACGCCGTACGCCAGGCCGCGCTCGCCGCCATCACCCCGGCCCAGCGCGCCGAGGCCCAGCGCACCGCTCTCGCCCACGCGGCCTCCCTGGGCATCGGCTCGGTGCACGAGTGCGGCGGCCCGCAGATCTCCTCCGAGGACGACTTCACCGGTCTGCTGAAGCTCGCCGCCGAGGCGCCCGGGCCCCGTGTCGTGGGCTACTGGGCCGAGCAGAATGCCGACAGGGCACGGGAGCTGGGCGCCGTAGGCGCGGCCGGCGACCTCTTCGCCGACGGCGCCCTCGGCTCGCACACCGCCTGCCTGCACGAGCCGTACGCCGACGCCGACCACGCCGGCACCGCCTATCTGGACGCCGAGGCCGTCGCGGCCCATGTCGTCGTCTGCACGGAGGCGGGGCTGCAGGCCGGTTTCCACGCGATCGGCGACGCCGCCGTGAGCGCCGTCGTGGCGGGCGTGCGCGCCGCCGCCGAGAAGCTCGGTCTCGCCCGGATCCGCGCCGCCCGCCATCGCGTGGAGCACGCCGAGATGCTCACCCCCGAGACCGTCGCCGGCTTCGCCGAGCTGGGCCTCATCGCCTCCGTGCAGCCCGCCTTCGACGCGCTGTGGGGCGGCGAGGACGGCATGTACGCCCGGCGGCTGGGCGCCGAGCGGGCCCGCACCCTCAACCCCTTCGCGGCTCTGCTCCGCGCGGGCGTGCCGCTCGCCTTCGGCTCCGACAGCCCGGTCACCCCGCTCGACCCGTGGGGCACCGTCCGCGCCGCCGCCTTCCATCACACGCCCGGGCACCGGGTCTCCGTGCGCGCCGCGTTCACGGCACACACGCGTGGCGGCTGGCGGGCCATCGGCCGGGACGACGCGGGCGTCCTGGTGCCGGGCGCACCCGCCGACTATGCCGTCTGGCACACCGGCGAGCTGGTCGTCCAGGCCCCCGACGACCGGGTGGCCCGCTGGTCGACCGACCCGCGCTCGGGCACGCCCGGCCTGCCCGACCTCACCCCGGGCCGTGACCTGCCGGTCTGCCTGCGCACGGTGGTGGGCGGACGGACGGTGTTCGTAGGGCCGGGCGAGTGA
- a CDS encoding polyprenol monophosphomannose synthase translates to MNDGDGTLAAKDQGRQFGPLGTALVIIPTYNEAENIKTIVGRVRKSVPEAHVLIADDNSPDGTGKLADELAAEDENVQVMHRKGKEGLGAAYLAGFRWGLEHGYGVLIEMDADGSHQPEELPRLLTALKSADLVLGSRWVPGGRVVNWPKSRVFISRGGSLYSRLALDLPLRDITGGYRAFRRETLQGLGLDEVASQGYCFQVDLARRAVKSGYHVVEVPITFVERELGDSKMSKNILVEALWRVTAWGAAERVAKLKGLAGGRSAKQA, encoded by the coding sequence GTGAACGACGGCGACGGGACCTTGGCGGCCAAGGACCAGGGGAGGCAGTTCGGTCCGCTCGGCACGGCCTTGGTGATCATTCCGACCTATAACGAGGCGGAGAACATCAAGACGATCGTCGGCCGGGTGCGCAAGTCCGTCCCCGAGGCGCACGTGCTGATCGCGGACGACAACAGCCCCGACGGCACCGGCAAGCTCGCCGACGAACTGGCCGCCGAGGACGAGAACGTCCAGGTCATGCACCGCAAGGGCAAGGAGGGCCTCGGCGCCGCGTACCTCGCGGGCTTCCGCTGGGGCCTGGAGCACGGCTACGGCGTGCTGATCGAGATGGACGCCGACGGCTCCCACCAGCCCGAGGAACTGCCCCGGCTGCTGACCGCCCTCAAGAGCGCCGACCTGGTGCTCGGCTCCCGCTGGGTGCCCGGTGGCCGCGTGGTGAACTGGCCCAAGTCCCGCGTGTTCATCTCCCGCGGCGGCAGCCTCTACTCCCGGCTCGCCCTGGACCTGCCGCTGCGCGACATCACCGGCGGCTACCGCGCGTTCCGCCGTGAGACCCTGCAGGGCCTGGGCCTGGACGAGGTCGCCTCGCAGGGCTACTGCTTCCAGGTCGACCTGGCTCGCCGCGCGGTCAAGTCCGGCTATCACGTGGTCGAGGTCCCGATCACCTTCGTCGAGCGGGAACTCGGCGACTCCAAGATGAGCAAGAACATCCTCGTCGAGGCGCTGTGGCGGGTCACCGCCTGGGGTGCCGCGGAGCGTGTCGCCAAGCTCAAGGGTCTGGCCGGGGGCCGGTCCGCCAAGCAGGCCTAG
- the fxsA gene encoding FxsA family membrane protein, which produces MTTGAPTSPYPTTRPRRSRLRRFLPLGVAAWLVLEIWLLTLVAGAAGGFAVFLLLVAGFVAGSVVIKRAGRRAFQSLNEALQRGGSPKSGGGNGLMMLGGLLLMIPGLVSDVAGLLLLVPPVQKAVSRYAERALDKRLRSAAPGGFGDAFQQARIHRPDGKVVPGEVIREDDRPEPGEHYSPLTR; this is translated from the coding sequence ATGACGACTGGCGCTCCGACCTCTCCGTACCCCACCACCCGGCCCCGGCGCTCCCGGCTGCGCAGGTTTCTGCCGCTGGGGGTCGCCGCCTGGCTGGTGCTGGAGATCTGGCTGCTGACCCTCGTCGCGGGCGCGGCCGGCGGGTTCGCCGTGTTCCTGCTGCTCGTCGCGGGCTTCGTGGCCGGCTCCGTGGTCATCAAGCGGGCCGGCCGCCGCGCCTTCCAGAGTCTGAACGAGGCGCTGCAGCGGGGCGGTTCGCCGAAGAGCGGCGGTGGCAACGGGCTCATGATGCTCGGTGGCCTGCTGCTGATGATCCCCGGTCTGGTCTCCGACGTGGCCGGCCTACTCCTGCTCGTCCCGCCGGTCCAGAAGGCCGTGAGCCGGTACGCCGAGAGAGCCCTGGACAAGAGGCTGCGCTCGGCGGCCCCGGGCGGCTTCGGTGACGCCTTCCAGCAGGCCCGTATCCACCGCCCCGACGGCAAGGTCGTACCGGGCGAGGTCATCCGGGAGGACGACCGCCCGGAGCCGGGGGAGCACTACTCGCCGCTGACGCGCTGA
- a CDS encoding RNA polymerase-binding protein RbpA, with protein sequence MSERALRGTRLVVTSYETDRGIDLAPRQAVEYACEKGHRFEMPFSVEAEIPPEWECKVCGAQALLVDGDGPEEKKAKPARTHWDMLMERRTREELEEVLEERLAVLRSGAMNIAVHPRDSRKSA encoded by the coding sequence ATGAGTGAGCGAGCTCTTCGCGGTACGCGCCTCGTGGTGACCAGCTACGAGACGGACCGCGGTATCGACCTGGCCCCGCGCCAGGCCGTGGAGTACGCATGTGAGAAGGGGCACCGTTTCGAGATGCCCTTCTCGGTCGAGGCGGAGATTCCGCCGGAGTGGGAGTGCAAGGTCTGCGGGGCCCAGGCACTCCTCGTCGACGGCGACGGCCCTGAGGAGAAGAAGGCCAAGCCCGCGCGTACCCACTGGGACATGCTGATGGAGCGGCGCACGCGTGAGGAGCTCGAAGAGGTCCTCGAGGAGCGCCTGGCGGTCCTGCGCTCGGGGGCGATGAACATCGCAGTTCACCCCCGGGACAGCCGCAAGTCTGCATAG